The sequence atgagaaaaatatattacaaagccacagaTATTCATAGAAATGAGTAATTAGGAAAGCATTCATTTGGGACTTCTCTAAAATGAAGCTGTCCttgaacaaaaaccaaaacaaagaaaaagggaaTTTTCAGAGTGTGTGAGAAACTatcctgaaataaaaatatttgaggatAAAATTGACTTTTTAGAAAACCAAAAGTGCTATAACTTTGCCTTATATAATTAACTGTTTTAAAGTGATATTAATTTACCTACTAAAGTAGAATAATAACTATCGGGTTGGCCAAAAGCTTTGGTTTCTCCATAACTGTGTATGGAAATACCTGCAAGAACTTttaggccaacccaatataaaagAACTTATAACTGAATGTGTCTATGCTCTGGGCTCAATGGTAATTCTTTGcatatatcaatatatttaattctcacaattatGAAGTTGAAATTACTATTATCtccactttgcagatgaagaaacagaaacttCATTGATCTTAATGAACTGCCCAAATTCAGATGCCTAATAAGTGGTGAAGATGAGACTTAGCCCAGGTCTTCTTACTCCTTGGTCTGCCCTTATAACTACCATGCTGGTAAAGAAATCCAAATATTCTAAATACTTATCAGCATTCACATTTCTAAGAAAGCATAAGtgaggaaacaaacaaaagcaagagCAAACTAATCCCCTGTAGTTACAGGTGGTTATTTCTGTTAACAGTATAGACCAGGTACAAATGTGGAATACTATCTGCTCCATCAGTAAAAGTTTGTCTACAAATGCTGGTATTCCTTTTTTCCTAATTCCCTTTCGCTCCATCCATCTCCATGGTCCAACCCATAATCAGCTATGTGTACACTGACTCATGGTGAGGACCATAACTGCAACCTCACTTTCATTAACCAAAACTAGAATTTGAAGCCCCAAATCCAAGCCATCTGGAAAGTGACAGGGAAGGTCACAATTACAATGGAAGACAGGAAAAAGGAGGAGGTTGAGGGAAAACAAGAGACATTAAAGCCTTCAAAATACTATAGCTGCTCCACAGCCGGGGCCGTGTCTCTTTAGTTAGTGCTTCTGGGATGACGGGTGtctgtacatgtatccattgaGCCGTGGCTTGCTCTATCAGTAAGAGCTATCATTTACACTACACTGACATTTTACCACGAGACAAACTTAGATTTTCTAAAAGAAAGTGTCCTGAGACACTTGTCCAATTTGAAATTACAGGCCAAATTAGACTAAACCCATGTCCTTTATTACTGTGATTCTGAGGTCATATGACAAGGTTCTGCCCTTCCCATGCCCAAGGATAGATGTGGGCATGGCTTTCATTCCTGTGCTATGCTGCAGCTGAGTCCTTCAAAAGGCACCGGCCAGGGCTGGCCAACTGATGCTCTTGCATCATCTGTAGCATTGGATGTTGGAGCCATTGCAGACAAACCTACTGAATTTGAATATTTTCAGATATATTATTAAATCACTTACATGAAAGTATGTTTTTTTTCCCTACCAAAGGCTGAATCTtccaatattgttgttgttgtttcattgctaagtcatgtccaactccttaagaccccatggactgtagtctaccaggctcctctgaccatggaatttcccagacaagaatgctggaatgggatGTCATTTCCTACTTGAGGGGATCTTTCTGTAACAGCTGTTGCTAACACAGGGAAAGCGTGAAGTTCAGAATAAATTTACTTTGTACACAATGAGGAAGCAGGGGTCATGTGGAACCTGGTTATGCAGTCATCCCTGGAAAAACCTTCTGAGGAGGATCTCAAGCTGCTGCGGTTCTGAAACTGTAGTGAGTATCAGAGTTGCCTGGAGGGCTGGTTAAAACATACATAGCTGGGAACCCACATCCCTCCTGGAGAGTTTTGAACAGTAGGTCTGGGTCGGGTCCTGAGAATGAGCATTTTTAACAGGTTCCTAGGGGGTGCTGACACTGCTGGTTTGAGGACTACAACCTGGGCATTCCTTGATGTGACAGAGTTTATTCTGCAACATGCAAGTATAGAATCCTACtaacaaactaaaaatattcttttgagtggtttgtgtttcattttgaagccaaagacaggggaaaaaaacaacaaacagtgTCCCTGCTCAGAGCAGTCAGGAAGGAGGAGTTCCTCATTATTCACAGGAGGGTCTGCCTTATTGTTCTAtttaggccttcaactgattggatgaggcccacccacattagggagggcaatctgcttacCTTAGTCTACTAATTCAAATGTTAATTTCATCCAGAGACACCCTCCCAAACATACCCAGGACAATATTAGACAAAATATCTGGGCAACTTCTGGCCCAGTCAAGTtagcacataaaattaaccattacatGTGGCTCTTAAAAGTCTGCCTACAGAATTAATGCATAGGGCACATGTTTTATTTGGTAAAGAACAGGGGAACTTGATTCATATTCCAGTTCAGTGATTTGCATAGTAAAAAACCATCTTGTCAATTATAATTCAGTATTTGCATTCTGCCTAAGTCCTAAGTAGCTGAAAACTTGCAAGGCTAAATTAAACAgtactgaaaacaaaaacagaaatatgtgaGCAATACCACAGTACCCAGATTTAGAGGCTCTTTCTTTTGCTTGGGAATGCCTTTGACACATTTATTACTCCACAGATCACTATTATCAAATGTCAAAATGTACAACGTGATTCTCTGtagtttttaaatgaagataATTGGCTGACTCAGTCTTTAGTGCAATCATATATTAAGTATACAATGAATGGCTCTTATCATGTAGGGctaacttaaaataatttttaaaaatatttcctatacCAAAAATTTTGTTTGACATTTTGCTAAGGATCAAatagataaaaaaatatatatgtatctttttaaaaaatcatctgctTTGGTCTGTTGATAAACTAAGAGGCAGCAAATAACtgattttagcatttctttttgagGGAAAGACAACTTTTCATCTTGGGAACTACCCAATAAAACATATAATTTCAAGATCTCAGTAGTTACTGAACTGTTAGCCTTATTCATTATGAAACCTGCATAGGAGCTACAAAATATTAAGTGGTTCAACAAAATCATTAACAATGTAATTACTGTTTTGTATAAAATCAAATTTGCCATGGTAATGATTAGAAAATATTGTACATGAGTGTGGATTTTTTCTGAAGTATACTTTACTGATTTGGGGGACAATAACCATCAGTCTACAGAAGAATGCCCTGTCTCCAAAATAAAGTACAAGCTATTAGGCAAACAATGCAGTTTAATATTCACCAGAATCACGATTACTTAGCATTCAAGTGtgagcaaacagaaaaaaaatggtaaagcTTATTCTAAAGTAGAAGTAAAGATTATTCTAAACTTGCTTAAGATGTTTTAATATATAATGattcaaaataattatatcaTGTTTTGATGAACAGATCATCTTTAAACAACAAAGAGGTTAATGTCGTATAAGTTTTTGTTTTACCAGAAGAATGTTAttagttttttaataaaattccatACTTGGATATGGCAAGATGAACTCTGTTGTGTCACGAGATGCCCTTATTTGGCTCTGCATCAGAGGCAACTTTTGCTTTTCCTGCCAGTGCTCAGGATCTTAGGGGTGTACCCTGGTTTGTGGGCCATTCCTGACATTCTGTATTAACTTTCTTTTCCATGCAAAAGCTTATCAGAAAGCCGTGACAGTGAATGTATTGTAGGCATAAACTAACCTTGACCTGACTCTGCTTTATACAGAGTACAAAGCATTTGCTAAGCCTGGATGTGTTAACTATTAGTTAAACACAACTTGGAACATAGCTCACAAATTTCCAAATTGCTGCTCCAAAGAATGTTACACTTCCCCTTACTCTCACAAAGCAATAACTGACAAACAGCAGTTCTAGGAAGAGATTTACATACCAGCAAACCCAGGgaagcaggaagagagagaggaagatgtAAATAATAGACGAGATATTACACAATTCGCCAAGTACTGGAAACTTTCAATGGCTCTCAGATGATGAGACCCATGATGAAAGGGTCCCATTAAACCTATGATTTAATCACGATCGTGCTCCCCCAAGTGGTAAATCCACGACAATCGCCTGTGCTCCATAAATTCTTAACAATTTTAATATCCAGTAAAATGCCACTATAATGCATTTTTGTATATTGCTTTGCTTGGGTGGTAGTTCCAAGCACAACTtcgtttttaaaaagaacagggtacatttttcttattttcgaATAAAACAGCCTGTGCTGTGTACTCTTTATGACAAGGGGTTCTGCttgtaaaaaaatcaaagcagCTCAATAGTGAAGGAGCgcctttatttatttctaaaacttctactgaatattttagaatattatctgatgaattaaaaaaatttttaaatgtagaccatttttgaagtttttttttaatgatgtttgttgtattaaacttttttaaaatttatttttatttggaggatagttgttttacaatattgtgttggcttcctCCATACAACGctaatcagccataagtgtatatatgtcccctccctcttgaacctcctcccGACCCCATCCCACTTTTCCAGGCTATTACAGAGTACTCTGTTGAGTTCCTTGTGtgatacagcaacttcccattttttcttttttcctctcagtcgtgtctgactgtttgccacctcatggactatacagtccatgaaattctccaggccagaatactggagtgggtagcctttcccttctctaggggatcctcccaacccagggatcgagcccaggtctccagcatttcaggcggattctttaccagctgagccacaaggcaagcccaagaagactggaataggtagcctatcccttctctagtggatggtcccgacccaggaatcgaaccggggtctcctgcattgcaggcagattctttaccaactgagctatatatGATAATGtatgtttcaatgttactcttGTAATTCgtcccacactctccttcccttgctgtgtccaaagtctgttctctatgtctgcatctctattcctgacctgcaaatattcgattcctgacctgcatcagCACCCTTTTTCTGCATTCCATATagatgcattagtatatgatagttgtttttctctgacttacttcactctgtataacaggctcacttctgttttacattttgtttttttgtctgggaggcatgtgtgatcttagctctctgaccaatctcctgcatcggcgggtggggatggggaggtggtGAAGTCATAATCACTGGCCCGCCAGAGAAGGCTCTATTATTTAATGATTTCAATTGCACCATCAATCAGCTTGGTCTGCAAGCTGTGATTCAGAGAAATACAGTGTATTCTAGTGaaggccttttaaaaaaaaattttttccagtgAATGCTTTTTTGAGCACTGTGCTAGTCGTTTACATTCTAGAGATGAGGAATTTATGATCCGTGCCTTTATTAAGACGCTAAGTTCAGGGACAGTGTCAGACATCTGTCGTTATCTTTATTTCTAAATCATCTGCAGATAAGCTTGCAGGAGACCTTGGAAGGATGAGGGTGTGGCTTAGGCACCGGAGGACCCCATCTgcccctcttcttcttctcccctGTGTTGGGCTGTCTGGAGAGGAAGAGGGGAAGATGGTAGGCGGGGGTGGGATGCATGGGGATTAGTGCTGGTGGAGGGCAGTTTGAGTGAAATCAGATTTATTGATTTTGGATGTCTGTAGGAGCCTGCCTAGTATGGTGTTTATCTAATCTCAGTACAATCTAAGTACAGTGAAAATAGGGACTCCTCTTAGTGGTGAAGCTACATTTAGGACTCAAGATTCAAATGAATGGTAATTAACGTTTAAACAGAAAGCAGTaaaggttcatctgtaccatttttctagattccacatagatgcattcacctatttttctttctgactaatGTATGTGCTCTGCCATGCGTAAAacggatagctagtgggaacctgctgtatagcccagcgaactcagctcagggctctgtggggaCCTAGGCAGCTGGGACTGGGGGTGAGGGTCTAAGAGGGAGGTGACATATGTATACCGATGGCTGATTCACGTGGTTGTATAGCATAAACTAACAAAACagggtaaagcaactataccccgaTAAGACAAAAAGTataaagcttcttttttttttttctttctttctctgttttaaagGACAAGATAGAAGAACAATGGGAACTATGCTCTTTGGGTTGATGCTTTTCACCCTTGGGTGGACCCTCATCGATGGATCTGAAATGGAACAGGATTTTATGTGGCACGTGAGAAAAATACCCCGGCTTGTCAGTGAAAGGACCTTCCATCTCACCAGCCCCGCCTTTGAGGCAGATGCTAAGATGGTGTTAAATCGAGTGTGTGGCATCGAATGCCAGAAAGATCTCCCAGCCCCCAGTCTTTCTGACCTGGAAGACTCGCTCTCCTACGAGACTGTCTTTGAGAATGGGAGCCGAACCTTGACCAGGGTGAAAGTTCAAGGTTGGGTCCCTGAGCCAACTCAAAACCTCACCTCACAAGGAGCACCCGTGAGAAGAAAGAGACAGGTGTACGGCACCGACAGCAGGTTCAGCATCTTGGACAAGAAATTCTTGACCAATTTCCCTTTCAATACGGCCGTGAAGCTCTCCACAGGCTGCAGTGGCATTCTCATCTCTCCCAACCATGTCCTAACCGCTGCCCACTGTGTCCACGATGGAACCGACTACATCAAAGGCAGCAAAAAGCTAAGAGTAGGCTTGCTGAAGATGAGAAATAAAGGTGGTGGCAAGAAACGTCGGGGGTCTAGGAGGAACAGGAGGGAAGTGAGTGGTGCTGGAAGAGAGGGGAGCCAAGACAGTCTGAAGGAGACAGCCAAGgctggaaggaggagaaagggatctgCTCGGGGTCAGAGAGCTGCTGATGGGAGGCCCTCCTTCCAGTGGACCCGGGTCAAGAACACCCACATCCCCAAGGGCTGGGCGAGAGGAAAGAGCGGAGACCCAGCCCTGGACTATGACTACGCCCTTCTGGAGCTGAAGCGCCCTCACAAGAAGAAATACATGGAGCTGGGAGTCAGCCCCACCATCAAGAAGCTGCCTGGTGGGATGATCCACTTCTCAGGCTTTGATCAGGACAGGGCAGATCAGTTAGTCTACCGGTTTTGCAGCGTGTCTGATGAGTCCAATGACCTCCTCTATCAATACTGCGATGCCGAATCAGGCTCCACTGGCTCCGGGGTGTATCTGCGTCTGAAAGAGCCAGACAAAAAGAGGTGGAAACGCAAAATCATCGCAATCTATTCCGGCCACCAGTGGGTGGACGTGCACGGTGTTCAGAAGGACTACAACGTGGCCGTGCGCATCACGCCCCTCAAGTATGCCCAGATCTGCCTCTGGATGCATGGGGATGATGCCAGTTGTACCCACGGCTAACAGATATCTGAAATGAGGTCGTCGATGATCCGGACATGGCAGAGAAAAGCAGTTTTGATTTATTGTAGCAAAGATCACTTCATAGGTTTTGCCTGGACTTGAACCCTATCAGTagcatttcagtatttttaatgtttcctttttcaaaattaggagctattcatacatttttaaaaaatgtgtaggtATACATCTTGAAACTAGATGGGTACTTTAATGCCAAGTGTATATTCTTCTTTACATGGTGATAAGTTTCATTTGTGGGAtaggttttgtttctttctgcctttctaaAGATTGGACACTTTAAAATTTCAAGCATAAATATTATGTGATTCCTCAATGGACTAACTCTCAGGGTCCTACTCTAAAAAGAGGCTTATAGGGTGCTGGTTGCATATTAAATGTGAAACTGCATATACAGAAGTGGACAATCACATGGCTACAATCAAATTTGAGGCAGTAATTTACAGCACACTCTGTACTACTCTGAGATAGACCCATTCAGCCTATGCTATCCCTCTTTGTTTATATTGCGTTTTCCGTTGGGTCTAAGAAACTTTTAGGTTTGTTTTAAGAATTACAAGGAacagaaaaatttataaataaaactattaactATTTTACTGCCTTAAAAATACCAACTGAAGTGTTCTTATTTATGGGAGAAATACTTTGTTCTATGAaataaatttagtttaaaaatagggAAGTTGAAACATTTTAAGATCTCAAGTTTTTAACTCGTATTAAAAATATGGACTTTTCAGGTATGCATAGGGAAGACTGTTGAAAAGTTATAAACCATCAGGTATTGAAAGCCTGCGTCATTTTATGCCACACAATCTCCTATGAATGAGGTGTTACAGTTTTGGACAAGGAAATCTACGTCTTTTTCAAGGAAAAGCCCTTTCATCCCCTTGACGAAGTTATTTTCTTAATAGGGCCATAGACATATTATTGGTGACTTCTCTGATTAGGGGATTTTTATATGTGTCCTTTTAACAAGATGAGTATAATTtatgaatataattttcttttaaaattctgattgttTTTACCAGGGACCAAGGCTATATCCTCACTTGGGCCATCATGGCAGTCTCAGAAGACAAGAGTCCAGTGACCGCCCTGGGGCAAAACTCAGAGTAGGCCCTGAATACTGTCTCTTCGATGAACAGATATTTGCAGAATGACTTGTGAGatgctgtgctatgctcagttgcttagccatgtccagctcttggcaaccccatggactgtagccaccaggctcctctgtccatggaattttcccagcatgaatactgcagtgggttgccatttcctcctccaggggatcttccggacacaTAAGTGGGTTAGTTTAGGCCACTGTGTTTAAAGGGTTTTCGTGATCTGTAACTGAGTGCACTATAAAACTTAGGAGCTGTAGCCCTGATTTCTGGGCTGTTCTTCCTGGCAGTTTCAAGGATACATACACTTCTTCTGGAACAAACCCAAGTCATTGATTCTGCCTGAGTTCAAAGTTATTTTACTTGTTATTATTTTCCGTAATAAGAAGTTATACCCTTGTCTAGTATGCAAAGGGAATAAATGACTAGATTATTAGAAAAAGTGATTTtgtaaatggtgttgaaaatagcTGAAATTTCATACAAGTTATATTGTTTTATAACATGAATCTGTTAGAaatcattcaataaaaaataaatcaactgtAACTCTTactatgtttgtatatatgttttatacaCAGGGTTTTAGCAAGTATTCAATTAaactgcttatttaaaaaaaagattctattAATGATAAGCACTTTTTGCTGGGAAGTATTTAACCACCAGTAGTAGTGGAATAGGGCTGTTGTCTCAAAAATTTTGATCAGATCCTTTTTGGGGAAACATCTATATGATCACTGTGACTCAAACATTTGCACacttgcaaacacacacacattcctcatCTTAGATTCTTAGAAAATAAGTCCTGGGTTTGGGTCAGTTTGGAGGAATTTAGAATTCTCAGCATCAGTAGTTTGGTTCTTAAGGTTAAGTTCTGAATGTACATGATTTCCTTAAAATCACTGTACAATATACTttccaaaaatataaaagtttagCTCAGTTTATTTGCAGAGATTtgattctctcattttcttctctttcccaagAGAATCATGAATCTTGTATGACTCATCTGGGACCACTAAAATGTACTATTTACATTACTCAGTTTAACTTCACATACTTTTTCTGTTACACTTACcagatttaaaatagaaaattaatttgaattcTCTTAGCCAAACACATATACCCACAAACACATGCACTGTCAACTGTGTGCCAAGGAGGATACTGACTTACTGCTTAGAGATATTTATCAAGGGGTGAATTCAAAGAAGTATTTATAAAACAACTGAAACTTAGAATTGCGAGTTTTTTCTTTACccaaacaaaatatttcattttatgcttTTTTCTTGCTCAAATCCATAAGCGTATGGGCAGAAGAGACTtaacagtttttccttttttgatatACTTCTTAGTTAAATCCCAAATGTTTGTTTTGAATAAGATTTAAACATATGTATAACCAAGATCAGAGTTCTGGACAAATCATTACCCTTTTTATTTGTAGGTCAAAGAATTCTTTGAAATTCTTATTTCTTAGAATCCCAGGATTAGAAAGAACATAAAGATTAACTATGTTAATTCACAATTTAGATTTTAATTTCCCTCCATAGCATTCCACTGAAGGGTTTGCCTAGTAATAAGAAAAATTGTTCACCACTTAAAGGTTATTTAGTTATTAAAACTAATTCAGGAATATAATTTATTGCTTTAAATCATTAGTTCATTTTGCCATGTATTGCAAAAATTGTACAGTGCTTATCTTGCATTTTAACCCAATCTTGACAATTTTAATTACTCATAATTCTTTGGCCTTATACTAGTAAATCAAATATTTACTCTCACCAAAAATGAACTGTGATCATTAACTAAGCATATTGGGATAAGGCAATtgaaccactgtaccaccaacaCAAAAtgcagacttaaaatgaagaaagtagcgaAAACCaagagaccattcaggtatgacctaaatcatatcccttacgattatacagtggaagtgacaaatagattcaagggattagatctgatagagtgcctgaagaactatggacagaggttcatgacattatatagCAGGTGgtaatcaagaccacccccaagaaaaatgcaaaaaggcaaaatggttgtctgaggaggcctcacaaatagctgagaaaagaagagaagctaaaggcaaaggagaaaagaaaagatatactcatttgaatgcagagttccaaggaatagcaaggagagataagaaagccttcctcagagatcaatgcaaagaaatagagg comes from Dama dama isolate Ldn47 chromosome 28, ASM3311817v1, whole genome shotgun sequence and encodes:
- the PRSS35 gene encoding inactive serine protease 35, whose translation is MGTMLFGLMLFTLGWTLIDGSEMEQDFMWHVRKIPRLVSERTFHLTSPAFEADAKMVLNRVCGIECQKDLPAPSLSDLEDSLSYETVFENGSRTLTRVKVQGWVPEPTQNLTSQGAPVRRKRQVYGTDSRFSILDKKFLTNFPFNTAVKLSTGCSGILISPNHVLTAAHCVHDGTDYIKGSKKLRVGLLKMRNKGGGKKRRGSRRNRREVSGAGREGSQDSLKETAKAGRRRKGSARGQRAADGRPSFQWTRVKNTHIPKGWARGKSGDPALDYDYALLELKRPHKKKYMELGVSPTIKKLPGGMIHFSGFDQDRADQLVYRFCSVSDESNDLLYQYCDAESGSTGSGVYLRLKEPDKKRWKRKIIAIYSGHQWVDVHGVQKDYNVAVRITPLKYAQICLWMHGDDASCTHG